From one Triticum urartu cultivar G1812 chromosome 3, Tu2.1, whole genome shotgun sequence genomic stretch:
- the LOC125548204 gene encoding membrane protein PM19L-like, with protein sequence MADNLKPVALFLLMLNLCMYLILAIIGGWAVNLAIDRGFIIGPELRLPAHFHPIFFPIGNWATGFFVVFALLAGVVGAASCIVGFTHVRFWNYSSLQPAASLGLLAWALTVLAMGLAFQEISFDRRNAKLGTMEAFTIALSLTQLVYILAIKAGGHGPVQVERHNALGR encoded by the exons ATGGCCGACAACTTGAAGCCCGTGGCCCTCTTCCTGCTGATGCTCAACTTGTGCATGTACCTCATCCTCGCCATCATCGGCGGGTGGGCCGTCAACTTGGCCATCGACCGCGGCTTCATCATAG GCCCCGAGCTGCGTCTCCCGGCGCATTTCCACCCGATATTCTTCCCCATCGGGAACTGGGCCACCGGCTTCTTCGTGGTGTTCGCGCTGCTCGCCGGCGTTGTCGGCGCGGCCTCCTGCATCGTCGGCTTCACCCACGTCCGCTTCTGGAACTACAGCAGCCTGCAGCCCGCGGCGTCGCTCGGTCTGCTCGCCTGGGCGCTCACCGTCCTAGCCATGGG GCTGGCTTTCCAGGAGATCAGTTTCGACCGAAGAAACGCGAAGCTG GGGACCATGGAGGCGTTCACGATCGCCCTCTCACTGACGCAGCTCGTCTACATCCTCGCGATCAAGGCGGGTGGCCACGGGCCCGTCCAGGTCGAACGGCACAACGCCTTGGGCCGCTGA